The following proteins are encoded in a genomic region of Neomicrococcus aestuarii:
- the dop gene encoding depupylase/deamidase Dop, whose protein sequence is MTVKRFAGLETEFGILAPQDLNANATVLSARLINAHADLVARERHHVAATSWDYTDERPLHDARGFEMDRDAADPSQLTDTPRELTAEEIALTTDAQPGKIFAEEASMLAAMYREDANDVGHVRMNMVLGNGARFYVDHAHPEYSSPETLWPADAVLWDQAGDVIARRAADHVRDAWGLGELLLYKNNTDGKGQSYGAHENYLMPREVDFEKAAAALISFFATRQVFCGSGRVGLGTRSGTPGFQISQRADFFEAEIGLETTVRRPIVNTRDEPHSNWEKFRRLHVIIGDANMGQVSTYLRIGTTSLVLSLIESGRAPEIALMDPVEALQQVSHDPQARAVVRLKDGRKLSAIDIQRIYYDAAASLCADTGADTEPQTADVLSRWGSTLDALARDPFEVASTVDWVAKYQLLSAYRDRNGLQWDDPRLAMMDLQWSDLRKDKGLYFKLAERGRMERLFDDAAIESAAVNPPEDTRAYLRGKAVTAFPDHVVGASWDALSFSVPGRARIQRRSLIDPFWGSRATVESLFELQEDIAAFVDALPRT, encoded by the coding sequence GTGACGGTCAAACGCTTCGCGGGCCTAGAAACGGAGTTCGGGATTCTGGCCCCTCAGGATCTGAACGCCAATGCCACGGTGTTGTCTGCGCGGTTGATCAACGCCCACGCTGATCTGGTGGCCCGCGAACGCCACCACGTTGCGGCCACTAGTTGGGACTACACGGATGAGCGTCCCCTTCACGATGCCCGTGGCTTCGAGATGGACCGCGACGCGGCCGATCCAAGCCAGCTGACGGATACCCCTCGAGAGCTCACCGCGGAGGAAATAGCGCTCACCACGGACGCTCAGCCTGGCAAGATCTTTGCCGAGGAAGCCTCCATGCTGGCGGCGATGTACCGCGAAGATGCCAACGACGTGGGTCACGTGCGCATGAACATGGTGCTCGGCAACGGTGCGCGTTTCTATGTGGACCACGCTCACCCGGAGTACTCGTCACCCGAGACCCTCTGGCCGGCCGATGCCGTGCTGTGGGATCAGGCGGGCGATGTCATTGCTCGTCGAGCCGCCGATCATGTGCGTGACGCGTGGGGGTTGGGCGAGCTCTTGCTGTACAAGAACAACACCGACGGGAAAGGACAGTCCTACGGGGCGCACGAGAATTACTTGATGCCCCGGGAAGTGGATTTTGAGAAGGCGGCAGCCGCGCTCATTTCGTTCTTCGCCACTCGTCAGGTATTTTGCGGCTCCGGTCGCGTGGGACTGGGCACCCGAAGCGGTACTCCGGGTTTTCAGATCAGCCAACGCGCAGACTTCTTCGAAGCCGAAATTGGCCTGGAAACCACCGTGCGTCGACCCATCGTGAACACCCGCGATGAACCACATTCAAACTGGGAAAAGTTCCGTCGCCTGCACGTCATCATCGGCGACGCCAACATGGGTCAGGTGTCCACCTACCTTCGAATCGGCACCACCAGCTTGGTCCTTTCGCTCATCGAATCCGGGCGCGCCCCAGAAATCGCGCTCATGGACCCAGTTGAGGCGCTCCAGCAGGTAAGCCACGATCCGCAAGCACGCGCCGTCGTACGCCTTAAGGATGGCCGCAAGCTTTCCGCCATCGATATCCAACGAATTTATTACGACGCCGCAGCCTCGCTCTGCGCGGATACCGGTGCGGACACGGAGCCACAGACGGCGGACGTGCTGAGTCGGTGGGGGAGCACTCTCGATGCATTGGCGCGCGACCCCTTTGAGGTTGCCTCGACGGTGGATTGGGTTGCGAAGTATCAATTGCTGTCCGCCTACCGCGATCGAAACGGTTTGCAGTGGGATGACCCGCGGTTGGCCATGATGGATTTGCAGTGGTCGGACCTGCGCAAGGACAAGGGTCTGTACTTCAAACTCGCGGAGCGGGGCCGCATGGAACGGCTCTTTGATGACGCCGCGATCGAGAGTGCTGCAGTGAACCCGCCGGAGGATACACGCGCGTATTTGCGCGGCAAAGCGGTCACGGCATTCCCCGATCATGTGGTGGGCGCCAGCTGGGACGCACTAAGTTTCAGCGTTCCCGGACGAGCACGAATCCAACGTCGCTCCTTGATCGACCCGTTCTGGGGATCTAGAGCTACCGTGGAATCCCTTTTCGAATTGCAGGAAGATATCGCCGCGTTCGTGGACGCTTTGCCGCGCACCTAA
- a CDS encoding ubiquitin-like protein Pup, with protein MSQEQIKPQPQKQDEEAVPGVPTPAPASASAQAQVQEVDDLLAEIDGVLETNAEEFVRGFVQKGGQ; from the coding sequence ATGTCACAAGAACAGATTAAGCCGCAGCCTCAAAAGCAGGATGAGGAAGCCGTTCCCGGCGTTCCCACGCCAGCACCAGCGTCTGCCTCGGCTCAAGCTCAAGTGCAAGAAGTGGATGACCTCCTCGCCGAGATCGATGGTGTACTAGAAACCAACGCTGAAGAATTCGTGCGCGGATTCGTGCAAAAGGGCGGTCAGTAG
- the arc gene encoding proteasome ATPase: MAENPTGGVNTGKAAPTVDQLVRLENQVIVAERQLAQQRDKTREVDAQLRAAGVNNKRMVDLLERTREEIIELKQALQRDGDFPFGYGTVISKNERGHAKSTHSIDAANVKSVDILQAGRKLRVGVSPLIAWDAIRPGVEVLLNEALVIVAISDTEKLGEVTTVKEVLDEERVLTVGRSDDQKVVKIGGALKGEKIRVGDSLVIEPKSGYAIERLHLSEVQSLILEEVPDISYENIGGLGPQITQIRDAVELPFLHADVYRDHGLKAPKGILLYGPPGCGKTLIAKAVASSLAENVAKIKGTGEAKSYFLNIKGPELLNKYVGETERHIRLIFSRAREKASGGNPVVVFFDEMDSLFRTRGTGVSSDVETTIVPQLLSEIDGVEKLDNVIVIGASNREDMIDPAILRPGRLDVKIKIRRPNRDGAAEIFSKHFTSAVPVHRDEIERNGGNKQAAIDALIEETVDTMYAHTPENQFIEITYVDGSSEMLYFGDFTSGAVIRNVVDRAKKSAIKSLLSTGEHGITREHLLTAVVDEFREHEDLPNTTNPDEWARISGRKGERIAHLRTIDHEEQRDVQANAAKQASRASASSAAQSITEQA; this comes from the coding sequence ATGGCAGAGAACCCAACTGGTGGAGTGAACACCGGCAAGGCAGCCCCCACCGTGGATCAGCTGGTGCGGCTTGAGAATCAAGTTATTGTTGCTGAGCGTCAGCTCGCGCAGCAGCGCGATAAGACGCGCGAAGTTGACGCCCAGCTTCGTGCCGCTGGAGTGAATAACAAGCGCATGGTGGATCTTCTCGAGCGCACTCGTGAAGAAATCATCGAGCTCAAGCAGGCGCTTCAGCGCGACGGTGATTTCCCCTTCGGCTACGGCACCGTCATCTCCAAGAACGAACGCGGGCACGCCAAGAGCACCCACTCGATCGACGCCGCAAACGTGAAGAGCGTGGACATCCTTCAGGCGGGGCGAAAGCTTCGCGTAGGTGTGAGCCCCTTGATCGCTTGGGACGCCATCCGGCCTGGTGTCGAGGTTCTACTGAACGAGGCCCTCGTGATCGTGGCGATCTCTGACACCGAAAAGTTGGGTGAAGTGACCACCGTCAAGGAAGTTCTTGACGAGGAACGTGTCTTGACCGTGGGCCGTTCGGATGATCAGAAAGTGGTGAAGATCGGCGGCGCCCTCAAGGGGGAGAAGATCCGCGTCGGAGACTCCCTGGTGATCGAGCCGAAATCCGGCTACGCCATCGAGCGACTTCACCTGAGCGAAGTCCAAAGCCTCATTCTTGAAGAGGTTCCGGATATTTCCTACGAGAACATCGGTGGCCTTGGCCCGCAGATCACCCAGATTCGCGACGCCGTTGAACTGCCGTTCTTGCACGCGGATGTGTACCGCGATCACGGATTGAAAGCCCCCAAGGGCATTTTGCTCTACGGCCCTCCCGGTTGCGGTAAGACGCTCATCGCCAAGGCCGTCGCTAGCTCGCTGGCCGAAAACGTCGCAAAGATCAAGGGCACCGGAGAAGCGAAGTCCTACTTCTTGAACATCAAGGGTCCTGAGCTGCTGAACAAGTACGTGGGTGAGACCGAACGTCATATTCGGTTGATCTTCAGCCGTGCTCGCGAGAAGGCGAGCGGCGGCAATCCCGTAGTGGTGTTCTTTGACGAGATGGATTCGCTGTTCCGCACGCGTGGAACGGGTGTGTCTTCCGACGTGGAAACCACTATCGTCCCGCAGCTGCTCAGCGAGATCGATGGCGTCGAAAAGCTGGATAACGTCATTGTGATTGGTGCTTCCAACCGTGAAGACATGATCGACCCCGCAATCCTGCGCCCTGGTCGCCTGGACGTGAAGATCAAGATTCGCCGCCCCAACCGGGACGGTGCGGCCGAGATCTTCTCCAAGCACTTCACGTCAGCGGTTCCGGTTCATCGCGATGAGATTGAGCGCAACGGCGGCAACAAACAGGCCGCCATCGACGCTCTCATCGAAGAAACAGTTGACACGATGTACGCGCACACTCCCGAGAATCAGTTCATCGAAATCACCTATGTCGATGGCAGCTCCGAGATGCTCTACTTCGGCGATTTCACCTCCGGCGCTGTTATTCGCAACGTGGTAGACCGCGCCAAGAAGTCCGCCATCAAGAGCTTGCTGTCCACGGGCGAGCACGGCATCACTCGCGAACACCTGCTGACTGCTGTGGTGGATGAGTTCCGCGAGCATGAGGATTTGCCGAACACCACCAACCCGGATGAGTGGGCGCGAATCTCGGGACGCAAGGGCGAGCGTATTGCGCATTTGCGCACCATCGATCACGAAGAGCAACGCGATGTACAGGCAAACGCAGCCAAGCAAGCCAGCCGCGCCTCGGCTTCTAGCGCCGCGCAGAGCATCACGGAGCAAGCGTGA
- the pafA gene encoding Pup--protein ligase, with product MDRRIIGIETEYGIAHSHPGSRSITPEEVARYLFKPVVEWGRSSNVFLTNGARLYLDVGSHPEYATSECDDLLGLISQDLAGESVMRSLIERGEALMHEDGIQGSIYLFKNNSDSAGNSFGCHENYMIPRKLEFSRLSELMIPFLVTRQLICGAGKVNLAGDNCGFHFSQRADHVWEGVSSATTRSRPIINTRDEPHADAERFRRMHVIVGDSNMSQTTQLLKVGATDLVLRLIESGAILGDLKLENPIRSIREISRDLTGRQEVRLASGRSMSALEIQRFFLQHVTAFVEKNGAHHAHVSRVLELWERALDAIETQNLGLIDKDIDWAIKKRLIDAYMAKNSLELSSPRVAQIDLTYHDISLERGLFHVLERRGAASTVVTPESVEEAVTVAPQTTRAKIRGEFIKAAREHGRDVTADWLHLKVNDAQGATVLLKDPFVTEDAAATELINAIRGA from the coding sequence GTGGACCGGCGCATTATTGGTATTGAGACCGAATACGGGATCGCTCACTCGCATCCGGGGTCACGCTCCATCACCCCTGAAGAAGTGGCGCGATATTTGTTTAAACCCGTGGTGGAGTGGGGACGCAGCTCCAACGTTTTTCTTACCAACGGTGCGCGACTCTACCTCGATGTGGGGTCACACCCCGAGTATGCAACCTCTGAATGCGATGACCTGCTGGGCTTGATTTCTCAAGACCTCGCGGGTGAATCCGTCATGCGCTCGCTCATCGAACGCGGTGAGGCCTTGATGCATGAAGACGGCATTCAAGGTTCCATCTATTTGTTCAAGAACAACTCGGATTCCGCGGGTAACTCCTTCGGTTGCCACGAGAACTACATGATTCCGCGAAAGCTTGAATTCTCGCGCCTCTCCGAGCTGATGATCCCGTTCTTGGTGACCCGTCAGCTCATTTGTGGAGCCGGCAAGGTGAACCTCGCGGGGGATAACTGCGGATTCCACTTCTCGCAACGCGCAGACCACGTCTGGGAAGGCGTTTCGAGCGCCACCACGCGCTCCCGCCCCATCATCAACACCCGCGACGAGCCCCACGCCGACGCCGAGCGATTCCGCCGCATGCACGTGATCGTGGGCGATTCGAACATGTCCCAAACCACGCAGCTGCTGAAAGTGGGAGCCACGGACCTGGTCCTGCGCCTCATCGAATCCGGTGCCATTCTGGGAGATCTCAAGCTGGAGAATCCCATTCGTTCGATTCGTGAGATCTCACGCGATCTCACGGGGCGACAAGAGGTTCGACTTGCCTCTGGCCGTTCAATGTCCGCCTTGGAAATCCAGCGATTCTTCTTGCAACACGTCACTGCCTTTGTCGAGAAGAACGGCGCGCATCACGCGCACGTGTCCCGCGTGTTGGAGCTGTGGGAACGCGCCTTGGACGCCATTGAAACTCAGAACCTGGGCTTGATTGACAAGGACATTGACTGGGCCATCAAGAAGCGGCTCATCGATGCCTACATGGCCAAGAATTCACTTGAGCTTTCCTCGCCACGCGTGGCTCAAATTGACCTGACCTACCATGACATCTCCCTAGAACGCGGGCTCTTCCACGTGCTGGAACGCCGAGGCGCTGCCTCGACCGTGGTCACTCCAGAATCCGTGGAAGAAGCAGTCACCGTGGCCCCTCAAACCACGCGCGCAAAGATCCGCGGCGAGTTCATCAAGGCGGCGCGAGAGCACGGACGTGACGTCACCGCGGACTGGTTGCACCTGAAAGTCAACGACGCTCAAGGTGCCACGGTGCTGTTGAAGGACCCGTTTGTGACTGAGGATGCTGCGGCAACAGAGCTCATCAACGCCATTCGTGGCGCCTAG